A single genomic interval of Alistipes provencensis harbors:
- the plsY gene encoding glycerol-3-phosphate 1-O-acyltransferase PlsY: MILTIYTATTMIIIAYLLGSIPSAVWIGKKYYGIDIREHGSKNAGTTNMLRVLGRRAALPVFALDFLKGFVAVTIIELMQYDDLIGQNDLINLKIVAVFAAVLGHIFPIFAGFRGGKGVATLVGAVTGIYPPVALLCFGVWFVMLMISHYVSLSSMVAGCCFPAFTLISPKVNGSVAFVVFSFVIAILLIYTHRKNIERLKAGTESKIYIWKPRRTMSGEKPKEENKEPDQK; encoded by the coding sequence ATGATTCTGACTATTTATACGGCTACCACCATGATTATCATCGCCTATCTGCTGGGCTCGATTCCGAGCGCCGTGTGGATCGGCAAGAAATACTACGGGATCGACATCCGCGAACACGGTTCGAAGAACGCCGGGACGACCAACATGCTCCGCGTGCTGGGCCGCCGGGCCGCCCTGCCGGTCTTCGCACTCGACTTCCTCAAAGGGTTCGTGGCCGTGACCATCATCGAACTGATGCAGTACGACGACCTGATCGGGCAGAACGACCTCATCAACCTCAAGATCGTAGCCGTCTTCGCCGCCGTACTGGGCCACATCTTCCCGATATTCGCCGGATTCCGCGGCGGCAAGGGCGTGGCGACGCTCGTCGGAGCCGTAACGGGCATCTATCCGCCCGTGGCGCTGCTCTGCTTCGGCGTCTGGTTCGTGATGCTGATGATTTCGCACTATGTGTCGCTCTCGTCGATGGTCGCCGGATGCTGCTTCCCGGCCTTCACGCTCATCTCGCCCAAGGTCAACGGATCGGTCGCTTTCGTGGTCTTCTCGTTCGTGATCGCCATCCTGCTGATCTACACCCACCGCAAGAACATCGAGCGTCTGAAAGCCGGCACCGAATCGAAAATATACATCTGGAAACCCCGGCGCACGATGTCCGGCGAAAAGCCGAAAGAGGAAAATAAGGAACCCGACCAGAAATAG
- a CDS encoding catalase, giving the protein MDKKQLTAENGRPIADNQNIQTAGVRGPVTLQDPWFLEKLAHFDREVIPERRMHAKGSGAFGTFTVTKDITQYTRASIFAQVGKKTECFVRFSTVAGERGAADAERDIRGFAMKFYTDAGNWDLVGNNTPVFFLRDPLKFPDLNHAVKRDPRTNLRSANNNWDFWTLLPEALHQVTITMSPRGIPASYRHMHGFGSHTYSFYNKDNRRIWVKFHLTTQQGIKNLTDAEAEALVGRDRESHQRDLYDAIERGDFPRWTMYVQLMTEEEARNYKLNPFDLTKVWYHKDFPLHEVGVLELNRNPENYYADVEQSAFNPMNIVEGIGFSPDKMLQGRLFSYGDAQRYRLGVNHTEIPVNKPRCPFHAFHRDGQMRTDGNYGSAKGYEPNSYGEWQDNPALKEPPLAVNGDVFNYDERELDDDYFTQPGLLWRVMSPEDRQVTCENTARAMGDAELFIKQRHVRHCYYADPAYGKGVAEALGISLEEALTAEDPAHPSWDPRNKK; this is encoded by the coding sequence ATGGACAAAAAACAACTGACAGCCGAGAACGGCCGGCCGATCGCCGACAATCAGAACATTCAGACCGCAGGCGTCCGCGGCCCCGTGACGCTGCAGGATCCGTGGTTCCTCGAAAAACTCGCACACTTCGACCGCGAGGTCATTCCCGAACGCCGCATGCACGCCAAAGGCTCCGGCGCGTTCGGCACCTTCACGGTCACGAAGGACATCACCCAATATACGCGCGCCTCGATCTTCGCCCAAGTCGGCAAGAAGACCGAATGCTTCGTGCGTTTCTCGACCGTCGCCGGAGAGCGCGGCGCGGCCGATGCCGAGCGCGACATCCGCGGCTTCGCCATGAAGTTCTACACCGACGCGGGCAACTGGGACCTCGTGGGCAACAACACCCCGGTGTTCTTCCTGCGCGACCCGCTGAAGTTCCCCGATTTGAACCACGCCGTGAAGCGCGACCCGCGCACCAACCTGCGTTCGGCCAACAACAACTGGGATTTCTGGACCCTGCTGCCCGAGGCGCTGCATCAGGTGACCATCACGATGTCGCCGCGCGGAATTCCGGCCTCCTACCGCCACATGCACGGATTCGGAAGCCACACCTACAGTTTCTACAACAAGGACAACCGGCGCATCTGGGTGAAGTTCCACCTCACGACCCAGCAGGGTATCAAGAACCTGACGGACGCCGAGGCCGAGGCACTCGTGGGCAGGGACCGCGAATCGCACCAGAGGGACTTGTACGACGCCATCGAGCGCGGCGATTTCCCGCGCTGGACGATGTATGTGCAACTGATGACCGAGGAGGAGGCCCGCAACTACAAGCTCAATCCGTTCGACCTGACGAAAGTTTGGTACCACAAGGATTTCCCGCTGCACGAGGTGGGCGTTCTGGAGCTGAACCGCAATCCGGAAAACTATTATGCGGATGTCGAACAGTCGGCGTTCAACCCCATGAACATCGTCGAGGGCATCGGTTTCTCGCCCGACAAGATGCTGCAGGGCCGCCTGTTCTCCTACGGCGACGCACAGCGCTACCGTCTGGGCGTGAATCACACGGAGATCCCCGTGAACAAGCCCCGCTGTCCGTTCCACGCCTTCCACCGCGACGGGCAGATGCGCACCGACGGCAACTACGGCTCGGCCAAGGGTTACGAACCCAACAGCTACGGCGAGTGGCAGGACAACCCCGCCCTCAAGGAGCCGCCTCTGGCCGTGAACGGCGACGTGTTCAACTACGACGAGCGCGAGTTGGACGACGACTATTTCACCCAGCCCGGACTGCTGTGGCGCGTGATGTCGCCCGAAGACCGGCAGGTGACCTGCGAGAACACGGCGCGCGCCATGGGCGATGCCGAACTGTTCATCAAGCAGCGCCATGTGCGCCACTGCTACTATGCAGATCCGGCATACGGCAAAGGCGTGGCCGAGGCGCTCGGAATCTCGCTCGAAGAGGCCCTCACGGCCGAAGACCCCGCGCATCCCTCTTGGGACCCCCGCAACAAGAAATAG
- the miaB gene encoding tRNA (N6-isopentenyl adenosine(37)-C2)-methylthiotransferase MiaB: MNFNINTLRPLEGAGRRLFVETYGCQMNVGDTEIVVSLMQREGYVYTETIGEADVILINTCSIRDNAEQRIWGRLAEMKRYRRERPGLVVGVIGCMAERLREKLVEGPHGVDVVAGPDAYRDLPRLVREAEAGGKGVNVLLSTEETYAEIAPVRLDRNGVSAFVAIMRGCNNFCSYCVVPYTRGRERSRDAETILAEVRSLFENGYREVTLLGQNVNSYRAGETGFPELIRRVAEVSPLLRVRFATSHPKDMSDRLLEVMAAMPNICRSIHLPAQSGSTAMLERMNRKYSREWYLDRIAAIRRYLPDCAITTDLIAGFSGETEEEHAETLSLMREVGYEFAYMFKYSERPGTFAEKHLPDDVPDEVKSRRLQEIIALQNELGHASNLRDVGREFEVLVEGESKRDRNQLSGRTSQNKVVVFDRGDHKVGDYVKVRITGCTSATLFGEEIF, from the coding sequence ATGAATTTCAACATCAACACGCTGCGCCCGCTCGAGGGTGCCGGGCGCAGGCTTTTCGTTGAGACCTACGGCTGCCAGATGAACGTCGGCGACACGGAGATCGTCGTGTCGCTCATGCAGCGCGAGGGTTACGTCTATACGGAGACGATCGGCGAGGCCGATGTCATACTGATCAATACCTGCTCGATTCGGGACAATGCCGAGCAGCGCATCTGGGGCCGGCTGGCCGAGATGAAGCGCTACCGGCGCGAACGTCCGGGGCTCGTCGTGGGGGTCATCGGCTGTATGGCCGAACGGCTGCGCGAGAAGCTGGTCGAAGGACCCCACGGCGTCGATGTCGTGGCCGGGCCTGACGCTTACCGCGACCTCCCGCGTCTGGTCCGCGAGGCCGAGGCGGGCGGCAAGGGCGTCAACGTCCTGCTCTCGACCGAGGAGACCTATGCCGAGATCGCTCCCGTGCGCCTCGACCGCAACGGCGTGAGCGCTTTCGTGGCCATCATGCGCGGATGCAACAATTTCTGTTCCTACTGCGTGGTCCCCTATACGCGGGGCCGCGAGCGGAGCCGCGATGCGGAGACCATTCTGGCCGAGGTGCGGAGCCTCTTCGAAAACGGCTACCGCGAGGTGACGCTGCTGGGCCAGAACGTCAACTCCTACCGTGCCGGGGAGACCGGTTTCCCCGAACTGATCCGTCGTGTGGCGGAGGTTTCGCCGCTGCTGCGCGTGCGTTTCGCCACGTCGCATCCCAAGGACATGAGCGACCGCCTGCTGGAGGTCATGGCCGCAATGCCCAACATCTGCCGTTCGATCCATCTCCCGGCCCAGTCGGGCTCTACGGCGATGCTCGAACGCATGAATCGTAAATACAGCCGCGAATGGTATCTCGATCGCATCGCCGCCATCCGCCGCTACCTGCCCGACTGTGCGATCACCACCGACCTGATCGCGGGTTTTTCGGGCGAGACCGAGGAGGAGCATGCCGAAACCCTGTCGCTGATGCGTGAGGTGGGGTATGAATTCGCCTATATGTTCAAATATTCGGAGCGTCCCGGGACTTTCGCTGAGAAGCATCTTCCGGACGACGTGCCGGACGAGGTGAAGTCGCGCCGGCTGCAGGAGATCATCGCCCTGCAGAACGAATTGGGGCATGCGAGCAACCTGCGCGACGTGGGCCGTGAGTTCGAGGTGCTGGTCGAGGGCGAGTCGAAGCGCGACCGGAACCAGCTTTCGGGCCGTACCTCGCAGAACAAGGTGGTGGTGTTCGACCGCGGGGACCACAAGGTCGGCGACTATGTAAAGGTGCGCATCACGGGCTGTACGTCCGCGACATTATTCGGAGAAGAGATATTTTAG
- a CDS encoding DUF417 family protein has translation MMQKLSGLFYGFLKIAADAQRLGLGMLRVAILVIFVWIGGLKFWNYEAEGIVPFVANSPFMSFFYNTKAPEYKQYKMPEGSFNADKHAWHVANNTYGFSHGLGLLIMSIGILTFFGFFSARVGLVGELLAIAMTLGTLSFLVTTPEVWVPDLGSGEYGFPLLSGAGRLVIKDTAILAGAVVLLSDTARKLLARRKNA, from the coding sequence ATGATGCAAAAACTTTCCGGCCTGTTTTACGGCTTTCTGAAAATCGCCGCCGATGCGCAGCGGCTCGGCCTCGGTATGCTCCGGGTCGCCATTCTGGTGATCTTCGTCTGGATCGGGGGACTCAAATTCTGGAACTACGAGGCCGAGGGCATCGTGCCCTTCGTCGCCAACAGCCCCTTCATGAGCTTCTTTTACAACACGAAGGCGCCCGAATACAAACAGTACAAGATGCCCGAAGGCAGTTTCAACGCCGACAAGCACGCGTGGCATGTGGCGAACAACACCTACGGGTTTTCGCACGGACTGGGCCTGCTGATCATGTCGATCGGCATCCTGACCTTCTTCGGATTTTTCTCTGCGCGTGTGGGGCTGGTGGGTGAACTGCTGGCCATCGCGATGACGCTCGGAACCCTCTCGTTTCTGGTCACCACGCCCGAGGTGTGGGTCCCCGACTTGGGCAGCGGGGAGTACGGATTTCCGCTGCTGTCGGGCGCGGGACGGCTGGTCATCAAGGATACGGCCATTCTTGCCGGCGCAGTGGTGCTGCTCTCGGACACGGCCCGAAAGCTGCTTGCGCGGCGGAAAAATGCATAA
- a CDS encoding DEAD/DEAH box helicase: MRFDELDLEDEILDGLEDMNFHEMTPVQEHTIPVILEGRDIIGCAQTGTGKTAAYTLPLLNKLLLDGNPDNVVKSLIIVPTRELAQQIDQQFQGFSYYAPISTTVVYGGGDGKGWDVQKNGMLSGSDVVIATPGRMIAHLQNSGVDLSHVEYLILDEADRMLDMGFSEDIMKIVSYMPKERQTIMFSATLPPKIRELAKTILRNPAEVNIAISKPNEAIDQSAYICYENQKLGIIRELFAEPTDSKTIIFSSSKLKVKELAHTLKRMKLDVAAMHSDLEQSEREEVMLNFRNNKIRILVATDIVARGIDIEDIGLVLNYDVPHDPEDYIHRIGRTARAAATGSAVTFVSEEEQGKFHQIEKFIERDIRKAELPESVGAGPKYAPDENRGRFGRGGRGGGRSGAGGRGRGGRSDRSGRNSRDRRRSARPPPSPRGPQPSPRRQAAGRRTDSAGINRKIPGTAKFRGFLSVYYFLLRGSQEGCAGSSAVRASSSEIPSASATPLPYAGSA, translated from the coding sequence ATGCGTTTTGACGAACTCGACTTGGAGGATGAAATCCTCGACGGTCTTGAGGATATGAATTTCCACGAAATGACTCCCGTGCAGGAGCATACGATCCCGGTGATTCTGGAGGGCCGCGACATCATCGGCTGCGCCCAGACCGGCACGGGAAAGACGGCGGCCTATACGCTGCCGCTGCTGAACAAACTGCTGCTGGACGGCAATCCCGACAACGTGGTGAAATCGCTCATCATCGTGCCGACGCGCGAGCTGGCGCAGCAGATCGACCAGCAGTTTCAGGGTTTCTCCTACTATGCCCCCATATCCACCACCGTTGTTTACGGCGGCGGCGACGGCAAGGGCTGGGACGTCCAGAAGAACGGCATGCTGAGCGGCTCCGACGTGGTGATCGCCACTCCGGGCCGCATGATCGCCCACCTGCAGAACAGCGGCGTAGACCTTTCGCATGTCGAATACCTGATCCTCGACGAGGCCGACCGCATGCTGGACATGGGTTTCTCGGAGGACATCATGAAGATCGTGTCGTATATGCCCAAGGAGCGGCAGACGATCATGTTCTCGGCCACGCTGCCCCCGAAGATCCGCGAGCTGGCCAAGACCATCCTGCGCAACCCCGCGGAGGTCAACATCGCCATTTCGAAGCCCAACGAGGCCATCGACCAGTCGGCCTATATCTGTTACGAAAATCAAAAACTGGGCATCATCCGCGAGCTGTTCGCCGAGCCGACCGATTCGAAGACGATCATCTTCTCGTCGTCGAAACTCAAGGTCAAGGAGCTGGCCCACACGCTCAAGCGGATGAAACTCGACGTGGCGGCCATGCACTCCGATCTGGAGCAGAGCGAGCGCGAGGAGGTGATGCTCAATTTCCGCAATAACAAGATTCGCATTCTTGTCGCCACGGACATCGTTGCCCGGGGTATCGACATCGAGGATATCGGCTTGGTGCTCAACTACGACGTGCCGCATGACCCCGAGGATTACATCCACCGCATCGGCCGTACTGCCCGCGCGGCGGCTACGGGCAGTGCCGTGACGTTCGTCAGCGAGGAGGAGCAGGGCAAGTTCCACCAGATCGAGAAGTTCATCGAGCGCGACATCCGCAAGGCCGAACTGCCCGAAAGCGTCGGTGCGGGACCGAAATACGCTCCCGACGAGAACCGCGGCCGTTTCGGACGCGGCGGCCGGGGCGGGGGACGTTCCGGGGCCGGAGGCCGCGGGCGAGGTGGCCGGAGCGACCGTTCGGGCCGCAACAGCCGGGATCGTCGGCGGTCCGCGCGACCGCCGCCGTCACCGCGGGGGCCGCAACCGTCGCCGCGGCGACAAGCCGCAGGGCGGAGAACCGACTCCGCAGGCATAAACCGAAAAATCCCCGGAACGGCTAAGTTCCGGGGATTTTTGTCTGTCTACTATTTCTTGTTGCGGGGGTCCCAAGAGGGATGCGCGGGGTCTTCGGCCGTGAGGGCCTCTTCGAGCGAGATTCCGAGCGCCTCGGCCACGCCTTTGCCGTATGCCGGATCTGCATAG
- a CDS encoding helix-turn-helix domain-containing protein has translation MNIAFSTPLQGNLVLCRDLREAELMRWGGLYKFLWVRQGSLSLEVDHVPMQLAAGEIVSLTPLHRIGNLRCDGDCLSLLFDSNFYCIFGHDGEVSCNGLLFNGSSEPLRLALSARRQEALGRIVEELCAEYEVNDGLREEMLRMQLKRFIIVCTRAAREHFGVDGPQEQLFDTVRRFHVLVDEHFRTRKRVQDYAELLHRSPKTLSNLFAACGHASPLSVIHDRVNAEARRLLLYTGKSAKEVGYLLGYEDTAAFSRFFAKMNGESITSFRSRLQRE, from the coding sequence ATGAACATTGCATTCAGCACTCCACTGCAAGGCAACCTCGTCCTGTGCCGCGACCTCCGCGAGGCGGAGTTGATGCGTTGGGGCGGTCTTTACAAATTCCTCTGGGTGCGGCAGGGCAGCCTGTCGCTGGAGGTCGACCATGTCCCGATGCAGCTCGCCGCCGGGGAGATCGTTTCGCTGACACCCCTGCACCGTATCGGCAACCTCCGCTGTGACGGCGACTGCCTTTCGCTGTTGTTCGACAGCAATTTCTACTGCATCTTCGGCCACGACGGCGAGGTTTCGTGCAACGGCCTGCTGTTCAACGGCTCCTCCGAGCCCTTGCGGCTGGCGCTCTCCGCCCGGCGGCAGGAGGCCCTCGGACGTATCGTCGAGGAATTGTGCGCCGAATACGAGGTGAACGACGGACTGCGCGAGGAGATGCTCCGCATGCAGCTCAAACGCTTCATCATCGTCTGCACGCGCGCCGCGCGTGAGCATTTCGGGGTCGACGGCCCGCAGGAACAGTTGTTCGACACCGTGCGGCGTTTCCATGTGCTTGTCGACGAGCATTTCCGCACCCGCAAACGGGTGCAGGATTATGCCGAGCTGCTGCACCGTTCGCCCAAGACCCTTTCCAACCTTTTCGCCGCCTGCGGGCATGCGTCGCCGCTGAGCGTCATCCACGACCGCGTCAACGCCGAAGCGCGCCGGCTGCTGCTCTATACCGGTAAGAGCGCCAAGGAGGTCGGCTATCTGCTGGGGTACGAGGATACGGCGGCATTCAGCCGTTTCTTCGCCAAGATGAACGGCGAGAGCATCACCTCGTTCCGTTCCCGCCTGCAAAGGGAATAA
- the der gene encoding ribosome biogenesis GTPase Der translates to MSLVAIVGRPNVGKSTLFNRLVGERKAIVDATAGTTRDRHYGKTDWNGKEFSVIDTGGYTVNSEDIFEDEIRRQVLLAIDEADVILFLVEVKTGITDLDMLMADILRRTSKKVILVCNKVDNNDQIYSSHEFYALGLGDPYCISSMSGTGTGDLMDAILAALPAEAAAEVDDDLPHITIVGRPNVGKSSLTNALLGEERNIVTSIAGTTRDSIHTRYNKFGMDFYLVDTAGMRKKGKTMEDLEFYSVMRSIRAIENSDVCILMLDAQQGLESQDLNIHNLIVRNRKGCVIVVNKWDLIEKDSNTMKEWTEFLKKKLAPFNDIPIIFTSVMNKQRIFDVLQTSIRVYQSRKRRISTSELNDYMLPLIENYPPPATKGKYIKIKYVTQLPTPTPQFAFFVNLPQYIKEPYRRFLENNMRDKWDFSGVPMQIYFRQK, encoded by the coding sequence ATGAGCCTCGTAGCAATTGTGGGCCGTCCGAACGTCGGCAAAAGCACCCTCTTCAACCGTCTCGTGGGCGAACGGAAGGCGATCGTCGATGCGACGGCTGGAACCACCCGTGACCGCCACTACGGTAAAACGGACTGGAACGGCAAGGAATTCTCCGTGATCGACACGGGCGGATACACCGTCAACTCGGAGGACATCTTCGAGGACGAAATCCGCCGTCAGGTGCTGCTGGCCATCGACGAGGCCGATGTCATTCTGTTCCTCGTGGAGGTCAAGACCGGCATCACCGACCTCGACATGCTGATGGCCGACATCCTGCGCCGCACTTCGAAAAAGGTGATCCTCGTCTGCAACAAGGTCGACAACAACGACCAGATATACTCCTCGCACGAGTTCTACGCCCTCGGACTGGGCGATCCCTACTGCATCTCGTCGATGTCGGGCACCGGCACGGGCGACCTGATGGATGCCATCCTTGCCGCGCTCCCGGCCGAAGCCGCCGCCGAGGTGGACGACGACCTGCCCCACATCACCATCGTGGGCCGTCCCAACGTCGGGAAATCGTCGCTCACCAACGCCCTGCTGGGCGAGGAGCGCAACATCGTGACCTCAATCGCCGGAACCACGCGCGACTCGATCCACACGCGCTACAACAAGTTCGGGATGGATTTCTACCTCGTCGACACGGCCGGCATGCGCAAGAAGGGCAAGACGATGGAGGACCTCGAATTCTACTCGGTGATGCGCTCGATCCGGGCCATCGAAAATTCGGACGTCTGCATCCTGATGCTCGACGCCCAGCAGGGGCTCGAGTCGCAGGACCTGAACATCCACAACCTGATCGTCCGCAACCGCAAGGGATGCGTGATCGTGGTCAACAAATGGGACCTCATCGAAAAGGACAGCAACACGATGAAGGAGTGGACCGAGTTCCTCAAGAAGAAACTCGCGCCGTTCAACGACATTCCGATCATCTTCACCTCGGTGATGAACAAACAGCGCATCTTCGACGTGCTCCAGACCTCGATCCGCGTCTACCAGTCGCGCAAGCGGCGCATTTCGACCTCGGAACTCAACGACTACATGCTGCCGCTGATCGAGAACTACCCGCCCCCTGCGACAAAGGGCAAGTACATCAAGATCAAGTACGTCACCCAGTTGCCGACGCCGACGCCGCAGTTCGCGTTCTTCGTCAACCTGCCGCAGTACATCAAGGAGCCCTACCGCCGCTTCCTCGAGAACAACATGCGCGACAAGTGGGATTTTTCGGGAGTCCCGATGCAGATTTATTTCCGACAGAAATAA
- a CDS encoding YitT family protein, producing the protein MNTKALLEPMGSWAWWRSWFLIFLGCSIMGAGFVLFVNPYKFVPGGVYGMGIVLHNIFPSIQVGTFGYMFDIPLMLTAMLVFGGGFGTRTVLAALYTPGFMNILTRLVYPDSEAVESLDPSLLLGGRLDLSNDLLLTCVIGAVVIGVGQGIVVRQQATTGGTDIVGMLLQKFAGIKFSTGILLADGFVVLSGLAVIGFGLGTGEAAANGWMLTLYSLITIYISSRVIAYLLDGASYDKLLFIISDHHEELKRFIIDDLDRSATYIKSKGMYTDSLRDMIFLVVSRKEVRLVQHKIKEIDPKAFVVVTDAYETFGEGFKQFPEKNEIHAE; encoded by the coding sequence ATGAACACAAAGGCTTTGCTCGAACCGATGGGCTCGTGGGCGTGGTGGCGCTCGTGGTTTCTGATTTTCCTCGGCTGCTCGATCATGGGCGCGGGGTTCGTGCTTTTCGTCAATCCCTACAAGTTCGTCCCGGGCGGGGTCTACGGCATGGGTATCGTGCTGCACAACATCTTCCCCTCGATTCAGGTCGGAACGTTCGGTTATATGTTCGACATCCCGCTGATGCTGACGGCCATGCTGGTCTTCGGCGGCGGATTCGGGACGCGTACGGTGCTGGCGGCGCTCTATACGCCGGGCTTCATGAACATCCTGACGCGGCTGGTCTACCCCGATTCCGAGGCGGTCGAGTCGCTGGACCCTTCGCTGCTGCTGGGCGGACGGCTCGACCTTTCGAACGACCTGCTGCTGACGTGCGTCATCGGCGCCGTGGTGATCGGTGTCGGGCAGGGCATTGTCGTGCGGCAGCAGGCCACCACGGGCGGCACCGACATCGTGGGTATGCTGTTGCAGAAGTTCGCCGGGATCAAGTTCTCGACGGGCATCCTGCTGGCCGACGGGTTCGTCGTGCTGTCGGGATTGGCGGTCATCGGCTTCGGACTGGGTACGGGCGAGGCGGCCGCCAACGGCTGGATGCTGACGCTCTATTCGCTCATCACGATCTACATCTCCTCGCGGGTGATCGCCTACCTGCTCGACGGAGCTTCGTATGATAAGCTGCTGTTCATCATCAGCGACCACCACGAAGAGTTGAAGCGTTTCATCATCGATGACCTCGACCGCAGCGCCACCTATATCAAGTCGAAGGGCATGTACACCGATTCGCTGCGCGACATGATCTTTCTGGTGGTAAGCCGCAAGGAGGTGCGTTTGGTGCAGCATAAGATCAAGGAGATCGATCCCAAGGCTTTCGTCGTGGTGACGGACGCCTATGAAACCTTCGGGGAGGGCTTCAAGCAGTTCCCCGAGAAGAACGAGATACACGCGGAATAA